In Tachysurus vachellii isolate PV-2020 chromosome 1, HZAU_Pvac_v1, whole genome shotgun sequence, a genomic segment contains:
- the pak2b gene encoding serine/threonine-protein kinase PAK 2b: MCDNMDHEDKPPAPPVRMSSTIFSGDGKDYTLLANHSSKPLPSVPEERKPRSKIISMFSGAEKGGRRKDRDRERPEISSPSGFEHTIHVGFDAVTGEFTGMPEQWARLLQTSNITKSEQKKNPQAVLDVLKFYDSTGNTGRQKYLSFSSEKDGFPSADHSPVKKSTEQPSPNIKNIDDDDDDEGTPPPVVAPRPEHTKGANTRSVIDPIPAPVSPDGDVASKAADKQRPKKGKMSDEEIMDRLRTIVSIGDPKKKYTRYEKIGQGASGTVFTAIDVSTGQEVAIKQINLQKQPKKELIINEIQVMKELKNPNIVNFLDSFLVGEELFVVMEYLAGGSLTDVVTETCMDEAQIAAVCRECLQALEFLHANQVIHRDIKSDNVLLGMDGSVKLTDFGFCAQITPEQSKRSTMVGTPYWMAPEVVTRKAYGPKVDIWSLGIMAIEMVEGEPPYLNENPLRALYLIATNGTPELQSPEKLSPVFRDFLAHCLEMDVEKRRSSKELLQHPFLKLAKPLSSLTPLILAAKDAMKNNR, from the exons ATGTGTGATAACATGGACCACGAGGACAAGCCACCTGCCCCACCTGTGAGGATGAGTAGCACAATCTTCAGTGGTGACGGGAAAGACTACACGCTGCTGGCCAATCACAGCTCCAAGCCCTTACCGTCCGTACCTGAAGAAAGGAAACCTCGCAGCAAAATCATCTCCATGTTCTCAGGGGCAGAGAAAG GTGGAAGACGGAAAGACAGGGACAGGGAGAGGCCGGAAATCTCTTCTCCCTCAGGTTTTGAGCACACCATCCATGTGGGCTTTGATGCTGTGACAGGGGAGTTTACG GGGATGCCAGAACAATGGGCACGATTACTGCAGACATCCAACATCACCAAGTCTGAACAGAAGAAAAACCCCCAAGCTGTTCTAGATGTCCTCAAGTTCTACGACTCCACAGGAAACACAGGCCGACAGAAGTACCTCAGCTTCTCTTCAG aaAAGGATGGATTTCCTTCAGCTGATCATTCG CCTGTTAAAAAGAGCACAGAACAGCCCTCACCAAACATCAAGAATattgatgatgacgacgatgatgaggGGACACCTCCACCTGTTGTTGCACCACGGCCAGAGCACACCAAGGGG GCAAACACTCGGTCAGTTATAGATCCCATCCCTGCACCAGTCTCTCCAGATGGGGACGTTGCATCCAAAGCTGCAGACAAACAAAGACCCAAAAAGGGCAAGATGTCTGATGAGGAGATCATGGACAGATTGA GAACCATAGTCAGTATTGGAGATCCTAAAAAGAAGTACACACGATACGAGAAGATTGGACAAGG AGCTTCAGGAACAGTGTTCACGGCCATAGACGTTTCTACTGGGCAAGAG GTGGCCATCAAGCAGATCAACCTGCAAAAGCAACCCAAGAAGGagttaattataaatgaaattcAGGTTATGAAGGAACTGAAGAACCCAAACATTGTGAACTTCTTAGACAG TTTTCTAGTAGGAGAAGAGCTCTTTGTAGTGATGGAGTACCTTGCTGGTGGCTCACTGACTGATGTGGTGACCGAGACGTGTATGGACGAAGCTCAGATCGCTGCCGTTTGCAGAGAG TGTTTACAAGCACTAGAATTCCTTCACGCCAACCAAGTCATTCATCGAGACATCAAGAGTGACAACGTTCTGCTGGGAATGGACGGCTCTGTTAAACTTA CGGATTTTGGTTTCTGTGCTCAGATCACACCAGAGCAAAGCAAGAGGAGCACGATGGTGGGCACACCGTACTGGATGGCCCCTGAGGTTGTTACCCGCAAAGCTTATGGTCCCAAAGTGGACATCTGGTCTCTTGGCATCATGGCTATTGAGATGGTGGAAGGGGAGCCTCCATATCTTAATGAGAATCCACTGAGG GCACTTTACCTCATTGCAACTAATGGAACGCCAGAGTTGCAGAGTCCAGAAAAACTGTCCCCCGTCTTTCGGGATTTCTTAGCTCACTGTCTGGAAATGGATGTAGAAAAGAGGCGCAGCAGTAAAGAACTTTTACAG CATCCTTTCCTGAAGTTGGCGAAGCCTCTGTCCAGTCTCACGCCACTCATTCTGGCTGCCAAGGACGCCATGAAGAACAACCGCTAA
- the LOC132842193 gene encoding piggyBac transposable element-derived protein 4-like — MLGKKWFTEEEAAVMLAERSDDDIASSSESEVSVDSEAEEDFLNGRDPDLELEPESSDSDWQPEAKRPTRTPMTVEEEEEEEELEPKPSTSTQPASQGRGRARGRAGGRAGGRSTPEQSSGPEGAWQGTDVEDITPEQPSFHPARTPGGQLMGGVKYTILQLFNLFMTNDILQVIVNNSNKFGETDHPDTFQRITLPEMMTYLAMIIYMGLVETPNITDYWRRSELYAFSFPSSVMSGRRFKAISRAIHLSDPDDDAANNLKRGTAGYDRLCKIKPMYHEFRQVCMALYQPHQCVAVNERMVASKARSGLCQYMKSKPVKWGYKLFVLADSTNGYTWDFFIYEGKGSQIVKGLSYDSVMRLMNTQLLGTGYKLFVDDFYTSPDLFRDLLAKKIWACGTIRRQRIGFPKDRPGGLEKWAPRGTIRWIREGPVVFVQWRDTRDVLMCSTIHAAHGKDTVQRRIKGAGGQWSVQDVSIPPAIKDYNRNMGGVDLSDALIGYYSILHKTKKWYRSFLFHFIDIAIANAFILYKEMAIARQEKVMSHKEFRETLVMELKAVGSTTTAPPQPPPPAPQGALHKPVHFSQDGTAL; from the exons ATGTTAGGAAAGAAGTGGTTTACAGAGGAGGAGGCAGCTGTTATGTTGGCCGAAAGATCCGACGACGATATTGCGTCCTCTTCGGAAAGCGAAGTATCTGTGGACTCTGAAGCTGAGGAGGATTTTCTAAATGGAAGAGATCCTGATCTAGAACT AGAGCCAGAGTCATCTGACTCAGATTGGCAGCCAGAGGCAAAGAGGCCCACGAGGACCCCAATGACTgttgaggaggaagaagaagaggaggagctgGAACCCAAACCCTCTACCTCCACACAGCCTGCAAGTCAGGGGAGGGGGAGAGCCAGAGGAAGAGCCGGAGGGAGAGCAGGAGGGAGAAGCACTCCAGAGCAGAGTTCTGGACCTGAAGGTGCATGGCAAGGCACTGATGTGGAGGACATCACTCCTGAACAGCCATCCTTCCACCCAGCACGCACACCTGGTGGCCAGCTCATGGGTGGTGTAAAATACACCATTCTAcagttatttaatttgtttatgacCAATGATATACTCCAAGTCATTGTGAATAATTCCAACAAGTTTGGAGAAACTGACCACCCAGACACCTTTCAGAGGATCACCTTGCCAGAGATGATGACGTACTTGGCGATGATTATCTACATGGGACTAGTCGAGACACCGAACATCACTGACTATTGGAGAAGGTCTGAGCTATACGCCTTTTCTTTTCCATCGAGTGTGATGTCAGGGCGCAGATTCAAAGCCATCTCACGCGCCATCCACCTCAGTGACCCTGATGACGATGCTGCCAACAACTTAAAAAGAGGCACCGCTGGGTACGACAGGCTTTGTAAAATTAAGCCAATGTACCATGAGTTTAGGCAGGTGTGCATGGCGCTTTACCAACCCCACCAGTGTGTTGCAGTTAACGAGAGGATGGTCGCATCCAAAGCCCGCAGCGGACTCTGCCAATACATGAAGAGCAAGCCTGTGAAGTGGGGTTATAAGCTGTTTGTGCTGGCGGATTCCACCAATGGTTACACCTGGGACTTCTTCATCTACGAAGGCAAGGGATCACAAATTGTCAAGGGGCTCAGTTATGACTCCGTAATGCGGCTCATGAATACGCAGTTGCTTGGTACCGGGTACAAGTTATTTGTGGATGACTTTTACACAAGCCCAGATCTCTTTCGTGACCTGCTGGCAAAGAAGATCTGGGCCTGCGGTACCATTCGCAGACAGCGTATTGGGTTCCCCAAAGACAGGCCAGGCGGGCTTGAGAAGTGGGCTCCCCGGGGCACCATTCGCTGGATCCGCGAGGGGCCcgtggtgtttgttcagtggAGGGACACCAGAGATGTGCTAATGTGTTCCACAATCCATGCAGCACATGGAAAGGATACAGTCCAAAGAAGGATCAAGGGGGCAGGTGGGCAGTGGTCTGTACAGGATGTCTCCATTCCACCCGCCATCAAGGATTACAACAG GAACATGGGTGGTGTGGACCTGTCCGATGCCCTGATTGGCTACTACTCCATCCTGCACAAGACCAAGAAGTGGTACCGCTCTTTCCTGTTCCACTTCATCGACATCGCCATCGCCAACGCCTTTATCCTGTACAAGGAGATGGCCATTGCAAGGCAGGAGAAGGTGATGTCACACAAGGAATTTCGTGAGACCCTGGTGATGGAACTGAAAGCGGTTGGGTCTACCACCACAGCCCCTCCACAGCCACCCCCTCCTGCTCCCCAAGGTGCCTTACACAAACCTGTACATTTTTCACAGGATGGCACCGCACTGTAG